The DNA sequence TATCaagttttctttctttcttttatttatttgaaaaagaacAAACGTGTCTGTGTATGTGTCTATTTAGATGAATTCTCAAATTAAATAACAAGGTGTAACTTTTTTTGGAAATaagcaattaaaaaaaatactaaaatggATGTAAGAAACTCCATGTCTACGTTtcttttttaacaaaatatttaaagaaaaaatgaaaaatataaaagttgcTAAAATGGGAAATACTGCGCAGCATTATTCACTGAGCGTGACGATGATGAATAACCGAAAACTGCCAAATGAGTTAAGTGATAAGTGCCACGTAATTTTGGATAGAGTGTTATGCACCACTTGTTTCATTCCCATTTATGATTTTACCCAAGTAGCTAGCCAATACCCTATTCCGTATTGTTCTTCCGGTGACATGCTTTTTTCCTTTCCATCCAGCTGATAATACACCCTTCAGTCCCTATCTCTTCTTATTCTTATTattcaatggcctcatcatcagtTTCAGCCACTTCTCTTAGGTTCGCACAATTTCTCAGTTTGTCTAGCAAGACTACCCTCCAGGTTCTACATACATCTTGtttattcatattaatttaaCAGCTTTGTTTATTCTGAACATGTTATGTTTTTTATATATTGGTAAAACTTGTAGGCTAGTTCAAGATTTGGGGCAGTTTCTGTGGGATGGAGCAGGAGGAGCTTTCCTTCTTTAAGATCCTCTCGCTTCCGCATCTGTGCGGTTagttagttatttatttatttagttagcTGGTTAGTTACATTCCCCTGTTTGGAACTGAAACTCATTTAATTTAGTTAGTTATTTGTTTGTTAAAAATGATATGACGCAGGCACAGCCTGAGACAGTTGACAAAGTGTGCGAGATAGTGAGGAAGCAGCTTGCTCTGCCTCCGGAATCTCAACTTACCCCTGAAACCACCTTCACAGCACTTGGTGCTGACTCCCTTGACACTGTATGTACTTGATATTCAAATAAatactatatattatatatctttcatcatttatttttcataattcaGTACAGGTGTTTGTTTTTAATATATGCATTCATTGATGCAGGTGGAAATAGTGATGGGTTTGGAGGAAGAGTTTGG is a window from the Arachis stenosperma cultivar V10309 chromosome 3, arast.V10309.gnm1.PFL2, whole genome shotgun sequence genome containing:
- the LOC130970015 gene encoding acyl carrier protein 1, chloroplastic-like, with product MASSSVSATSLRFAQFLSLSSKTTLQASSRFGAVSVGWSRRSFPSLRSSRFRICAAQPETVDKVCEIVRKQLALPPESQLTPETTFTALGADSLDTVEIVMGLEEEFGISVEEQSSENITCIKEAADLIDKLLQNKTPPS